CAGCTCATCGGTTCGGCCGATGAGGCGCTCTACCGGGCCAAGCGTGACGGCCGCAACCGCGCCTATCTGGCCGACCCCGAGCTCGACAAGTCGGCGCAGTAGGACCACGCCCACCACGGGAAAACCCGGCACGAAAAAAGGCGGCTGCCCCGCGAGGGACAGCCGCCTTTTTCATGGCATGCGCGGGCCCGGGCCCGCGGCTTCGCCTTACTTGATCTTGCCTTCGCGATAGACCACGTGCTTGCGCACCTTCGGGTCGTACTTCTTCAGCTCGAGCTTGCCGGTGGCCGTGCGGGTGTTCTTCTTCGTGACGTAGAAGTGGCCCGTATCGGCGC
This region of Sediminicoccus rosea genomic DNA includes:
- the rpmG gene encoding 50S ribosomal protein L33 gives rise to the protein MAKANTILIKLISSADTGHFYVTKKNTRTATGKLELKKYDPKVRKHVVYREGKIK